cctttgcaccggttgcaagattagaagccatccgtatccttcttgcatatgcatcacatcatgaaatgaaactatattaaatggatgtgaaaagtgcctttttaaatggctttattaatgaactagtctatgttgatcaacctcccgggtttgaagaccctagaaaccctaatcatgtttataggttgtccaaggcactatatgggcttaagcaagccccaagagcttggtatgagcgccttcaggacttccttattgagaagggcttcaccattgggaaggtcgacaccacactattcaccaagaagcttgatgggcatatcttcatttgtcaagtatatgttgattatatcatctttggatcatcaaatgaagactcatgcaaagaatttggtgaattgatgtcgaaggagttcgagatgtcaatgattggtgagcttacattctttcttggttttcaagtcaagcaaatgaaagaaggcatcttcatctctcaagagaaatatacaaaagatcttctcaagagattcaagatggatgaatgtaagccaatcaagacaccaatgcctacaaatggacatctcgacctagatgagggaggtaacccggttgatcaaactctctaccgttctatgattggtagcttgttatatttaaccgtatttaggcccgacatcatgtttagtgtgtgtatgtgtgctagatttcaagctagtcctaagaaaacatatttaattgccataaaaagaatccttaggtatcttaagcacacaccaagcattggcctttggtatcccaaaggagctttatttgaattaattggctattccgatttggattacgccggatgcaaagttgatagaaagagcacatccggagggtgccatttggttggtagatcacttgtgtcttggtcctccaagaaacaaaatagtgtggctttgtccaccgccgaagcggaatacattgccgcgggtgcttgttgtgcacaaatactatacatgaaacaaactttgctagactatggtgtagttctagaaaaggtacctcttttgtgcaacaatgaaagtgcggtaaaacttgcaaataatccggttcaacactctcgcaccaagcacatagatatccgccatcactttctaagagatcatgttgctaaaaatgatatatcactagaaggtgtaagatccgaagatcaattagcggatatcttcactaaaccgctagatgaggttacattttgtagattgcggaatgagctcaatgtacttgattttagtaacttcactaaaaactgagcttgtgttgtcccatgcattcattgtaatatacaacatgcttgatttgtggcaatgcatatagggcttgtctaacatggttaagataaccgccgaaaaacgtgtgaagaagcttaaccttggatcaaacttgacaagcaactagatttacttacaagtactgcatatgcatgaatgttgttctgtcattttgttccatttgccctcttgttgcctattttcttaaaaagaattatagcctaaggcaagatattttgaaaaatatgagggtttgagagaggtcactcacatcagtcccaattggtgcttatttggatcttattctagttgggacttgattgggaataggcagcataaaggaagtttgaagatttgctggaaaaggtgcaccggacgctgcaccggacgctgctgtccagcgtccggtcagttcacaggaggtgaactgctgccgaaggagtgaccagacgctgtgtttgtgcgtctggtcaggaggggatccagcgtccggtcgatcgaaggaagaataggcagtactgaccagacccttcctgcgtccggtcatggaccaccggacgcgtccggtcctgattccagaggaattggacatctctagaatcgaccggacattgggtggtagcgtccggtcgctaccaccggagcgtccggtcagtggatctcgcgcggcttcaggactctttttttgtttccttctctgtcgcgtCGGGGGATCTATTTATTTCGGCCGTACCTCGCCTGTTTCCCAGTGACCTAGCCCAAGCTGCCATTGCCGCCGCCTCCTGCGCCTCCATAGCTCGCCACCGCACAGCCCGCACCGAGCACCTGCCTCCACTGCCAGCCGCCGCGCAGCAAGCTCCGCCCGAGCCTCCCCGCGcgccaccgtgccaccacagcaccgcgCCCTCCGCGCTGCCGCACTGCCCTGTCCGTGCCCCTACTCCGCCTCTTACCGGAGTCGTTGTGTCCTAGCCCGAGCAGAGCGCCGCCTCTCCAGGTCACCAGCAGGCAGTGCCTTCCTCGCCGTCATTTTCTTCGGTAAGGATGTGCCTTTGAACCCGCATTAAGTTGCCCGTGACCTAGATTGAGTTCATCAAGCATTGATTTCACATTATGTCAGGGCCATTGATTCACTgcttaccctaaccctagctcggttccgaggatcccccgcgtgacatctcatCTTTTCTCAGATCGccgttcgtcaggtagaaagccattcgattcaagttcgtatctacattgctttctccattagggttttgcatctattagatatattgaatttatttgtatatccatctattctatcgtgcagcgtgtCGTGCCGCTGAGTTTCGTGTGACAGTTGTCagataactcggggccaagctcgtgagtacggaccgaggccaagcctcgaaagcggcagtttgatagTTAATCTTGGTTAGTGACAGCTCATCATCTTGTTAGATCAAATGGCTTGCaccaagaatgtcggaggtggtccaggcgatgatgatcggaggcccctgcctcgccagcctacagatccaaaaggcaaggcaacaaagaagactgcatccaagaagaggaagtaccCAGATAGAGGGACAACCTCCagcttagtttgcttcacctcttgtacaggtgtcccagtggttagcctcacccgtggtagccccgcagttcactccacttcagacgggcttcacaccggagcagtcaccctcgctatttgtgcctgacacgtcagtctctaggagtcttggagcatctttcagcgagctgacTGGCATGCccacaccacctcatatgcatgccactggtccttctatagcagccccagtcacagtgactactcagaggcttcctagctcagtcgcatcatcagatcctatagatgtaccagcagcttcacaggcagcacctgtcccagctcagacccagaccgcttcagtgacacttcctgccatagagggtcagtcagtctagagctcagggtcagatgatgatggcacccagttccagcttgctcctcgcacctcagcacCCGGCTCGTTCGCTGCAGCCCCAtcgaccgacccctaggttttggtgtttgatgccaaagggggagagggttcgagtatgtagactcagggggagctacatttagggggagctagttatatagtattagcttattatatacatttggagttttatttgtgtgatacactattacttttgcattcgtgtgtttactttcacgcatattattctatctatgtgatagtgttatctatgtgattgtgatatatgacatgtgtgctctctactttacattatttatgtcatatcacttgtgttattgctcatttgcctttgcttccgcgtttatactccgatgcaaatgagctttgttaatcgtactcatgcttaattcacatcctttgagtacattgtgttggcttgggtcatataagcttgactaacacttttgttcttatcgacaaaagcttatatgaaccaagcccgtcaaaaacctcactctttcacatactcgaggtggtattgtcatcaatcaccaaaaatggggagattgaaagcatctaggcccctagtagggtttctgtgattaatgacaatacaatattactatgaccaacgtgtgttttgcagaggcaattaagtgaggtcatggtaatggagatcgattgggcaatcgagttggtcatgcccctacgatggaaatcatttcgattttcaaaggatggacgacaaggttaaggatgactagttctaagtgtcgattggagttggagagacacttagagtagtttaggactttatttttcctttggccgtactattaaggggggtatggatgggtagcttgacctagttgagtctagtgagttaggtgtggtgcacacttgtttaaaactagctctaggtagctcctacgaagccctttgatcccatggagcaaacttcattcacaaatgatcgagagttggaagtgaatggagggtcaaatactgaccggacgctagctccggtgcgatcggacgctggccgcagggtccggtcagttcatttgaccgaggagaacaagtctggtgtgaccgaacgctggaaggtcaatgtgaccggacgctgagggccagcgtccggtcgactccagtaagggtccagacttgagaaagtgtgaccagacgagtccggtcaatactgatcggaccctgagtatccagcgtccggtcgagtacagtaagcatccaagagcgaccagacgcgtccggtcatcacttgaaaactgttgcgcgggttgaactgaccggagcgtccggtcagcatgaccggagcgtccggtcaccccgcagaagctcataacagttcatttttcaggctgtcttataaatagaagctccactcgtgtgtggagttacttttgctcatttcaacagctgagaaacaagtttgtgagtgccaagaagagcaaggtcctagtgaggtgtttgtgatttgagaatccaagagtgaaatctcattagtgaatcaagagtagacaagtgcgcatccatcttctcattaggcttcacgtggtcaaatgagagttcgtgcttgttactcttggtgatcgccatcacctagacggcttggtggtgattgggagcttggtgttcacccggcggagcttgtgggtgacccaactcaagttgtgagcggctttgggtgattcgccgcgacggagtgtcgaagaatcaacccgtagagagcacttgatccttgcgcggatcaagggggagctacacccttgcgcgggtgctccaacgaggactagtggggagtggcgactctccgatacctcggcaaaacatcgccgcgtttctctctccatttactttgagcatttactttaagtatttactttgagcaattcaatacttgtctttacattcatagaattgccatgctagagtaagtttgaaacataggttgcaagtcttttgtgcgttaatttgatagaaacacttttctaggctcaaggggttaattgggttatccgtaggatttgattattgcaagaaaatttagaattagcccaattcaccccccctcttgggcatcttgatcctttcaaacagGAACAAGGAGATCAAGCACGACTACTCGGAAGGAAGGCACACCTCTTTCGCCTCAACAAACTGTCTTCTGTGTTGGCGGTGCCAAAACTTTTTGTATCAAAGCCTCTGCAAACTGAAAAATAGGAGTCAATAAATTGAAATTGGACCTTCTCCGCTAGATAACTATGGACTATCCCATTTTATTTACGGAAAAGAGAATAGTAAACCTTATCCGGAGGACTAAGACCACGGATATCCTCCTTGCTAGTGGGAGTAGAGTTGATGCTCACACTCTTCACAGGCTATCACATCTTTTGTACACCTTGTCTTGTCCTTGCACGGCCACTTTCTGGATAGGTTAATGTGATTAACCTCACACAAGTTACGATAAAATACATCGTGTGCAGTAAAAAAGTAAGACAAATCATGTTTCTTTTCTCACCAGCCTTCTTGTCGACCACAGACAGGAACCCTTTCTTAGCCTATGCTGCAGCTATACCAGATCAGAATTGCGCTCAGACGCACAGTTTAATCAAAATGCAAGCTTGTCTCCCACTGAGCGGTCAGTGTACTATGTACATCAAAACGCACAACGCTGCAGAAGGCAAAGCAGATTAAGGCGATCGTAAATTCGAAGAAGCAACTCACATGCTCCCGGATTAGGCCAGGAGAGCAACGCGGCGGCACCAGCCACAAGCACCCGCTGCAGTCCAGAGCAGGATTTCTCTTTGATCAGTAGTTTCATACTTTCATTGACGATGGATTCTCTTTCAGTCTTTCTAGTGATACGGGGAGCATTGCCTTTGCCTACTGAAATGGAACTCACAGAGGCAAGGATTGAACTGCTAAACTAAATAGACTTTAATCAAATACCAGAATCCAATGGACAAAAGGCGTGCGTGTTGTTTGACTCATAAATTGGTGCAGTGCATTTTCAGCACCATCACCCTTGTCCAACTTGACCTCAAAACCAATCAGTCTGTATAGCTGCAACACTTATCTTGACCTGCATGGAAGCATGTAATAGCTGATCCTTTGCAAACTACGTCATCATCTGCATTCAAAAACCGCATTTTACAGATACTACAGAAATTTCGAAACTAAAAGCATGATGAAATCGATGTCAAAGAAAACCAGCACAGCAGCATACCTCTGACTCAATGGAGGTGGAGAGCTGATGACAAAGGGCATTTGAAATCCTCTGCAGCTTCAAGGTTGTGCCAAACTGCTAATGAACCCACTATTCCAGGAACCTATTTTCATATCAACACTTGTTACATGTTCTCAGAAGCCAACCGCCCGCCCCTGCACACCATAAACACCCTGATCGGCCAACAAGCACAATCAATACCCGTGTAAAACAGTAATGCACTGACCAACAAGCACAATCAACACCCACAACAAAAAGTAATACACCTCACGGATAATGCATGGCAGCATGGGCATACAGAAATGGCAAGTACTGTAGGTGTCATACAAGCAAGCTAGCCAGTTCAGGAAACACCGCCATTTGCATGACAGTAACGCCATAAGCCCCTAAATATAGAGTTCTACAGCAGCCAGCAATATCAAGCAAATAGACAGTGAAGCTACACAGCTAAGCTCTGCACGAGCAGCGCTGGGTAATCGTCGTCAATGTTTGACTTCCACGATTAGGGGTGCCGCGGCATGAGAAGACACGGGACTACGCCTCCGTGTCCCCGCACGACTAATAACGGCGGTAGCAGCCGAACTACTGGGGTCGTCGTCCTCGCAGGCTAATCCAGATCTACTCGTCTAGGAAGAGGGCGCGAATCATAGCTCCCAGAATCAAACGACGGTTTCCTGACAAACTCTGCGCGGTAGAAGGGATCCGAGAAGTATTTCTAGGAACCGAGAGGGTTAGACGGTTACTTGGGCGCAGTGGGGCGGCGACGGCGTGCGGATTCGAGCTTGCTGGCGCATTGGCCGCGTCCACGGCTGGAGGCTGCTCCGCCGGCCGTGCCCCTGGCCGCGCGCCCCTGCCTGGAGGCCGCGAGCCTGGCAGCGCCTGGGGCAGCTTGGAGGGGAACGGCGGCGGCGTGGACGAATGCGTGGGGAGGGGGAGGGAACGTGGGAGAGGCGGCGGCTTGGGTGCGCGCATGGGGAAGGGAGGGAGCATGATCGGAGGAGATGGAGCGTGAtttgaggggaggggagggagcaGGCGGCGGGGGACGCGGTATCGCACGGACGGGAAGAGGAGCGACTCTAAAAAAAAAGTCGCACCAAAAAATTGTCTtatttttattctttttagttgtaggatatatatatatatatatatatatatatatatatatatatatatatatatatatatatatatatatatatacagaactactatcctatagctggctgcagaataacttattctgtagccactttgagttacgataattactatgttaatttacgagatttacagtaactccttactaagtggtttactataacgttacggtaaatattcccatgtgttatagtaacccaactatcgtaaatatgtattgacattatggtaaattagtatataaaattatggtaaatagaggtggctacagaataacttattttgtagccggctgctgaatagcctctccatatatatatatatatatatatatatatatatatatatatatatatatatatatatatatatatatatatatatatagaactactaccctatagctggctgcaaaataacttattctgtagccattttgagttacgataattactatgttaatttacgagattatagtaactccttactaagtggtttactataacgttatggtaaatatccccttgtgttatagtaacccaactatcgtaaatatgtattgacattatcgtaaattggtatataaaattatcgtaaatggaggtggctacaaaataacttattttgaacctgactactgaatatactctccctatatatatatatatatatatatatatatatatatatatatatatatatatatatatatatatatatatatatatatatatatatattttgtatAAGAGAAATGTTGTACATGGCACCGATTTCTCGTTTCCCATCCCCCTGTGAGTCTGCAACTCTAAGTAAAAAGAACAAAGCGATTTCTGGTGCTCATGAACAGGGAGCAAAAGAAATTAAATGGAGCATGACAGCGGACTTCCAACGAAACACGCGGTGGCCTTTTCATGTCAGTCGTCAGGCGCCAGTGATCCATCACAGAGATTTAGTAATAGTGAAGATAGATGGTGACAACAGCAACGGCCGCCATGAAGAATACCTTCATCACTTGCATGGCTGTTGTGAGGCTGTTACTGAAttgtcggctgctgctgcaagAAATCAGATGTTCAATCAGCAATAAACACCAGGTAGGGTGGAAATTCCTGACAGATTCAAAGACACACGCCGGCCGATTGCCGATAAATCGCTTCAACGACGGCGATCTACTCTCACCTGGCCGCTGCTTGCTGATGATCGGCGATGCTGGTGCGCGGCCTCATCATGACGTGATCGGCGATGCTGATGCGCGGCCACACCATGACGTGATCGGCGATGGTGGTGCGCGGCCTCATCATGACGGCGAGCATGTGGAGAAGGAGCCTGGCGGTGGCCATGCTGGGTTTGTACACGAACATGTCGGCGTCGACGTAGGGCGCCGGCGGCGGGCCGTGGTTCGGCTCGAACTTCTCGTGGATGTTCTCCAACGACCCCTGAAAGCCTGCGTCCAGGTACATCATCTGATCGTACTCCACGAACTGCACGAAACCGgccggcggccacgacggcgacaTTAACTTGAGCGATCGAGCACACACACCATACATATCATCGCAGGATCGATCAATTTCGCTACTTCGAAAGTTCGAATAAATAAAGTAGTAGCCCATAAATAAAGTATTACCTCCCAGACGCGGAGCTTGTTGTAGTGGGGCGGGTACAAGGGCTGGACCTCGCGGACGACGCAGCCCAGCTCATCCATGAGGACGCGGCGGCGGGACTCCGGCACGTCGGG
This DNA window, taken from Miscanthus floridulus cultivar M001 chromosome 13, ASM1932011v1, whole genome shotgun sequence, encodes the following:
- the LOC136498905 gene encoding galactinol synthase 2-like isoform X1; its protein translation is MADKNAAAAVMKPATRAYVTLLANDGADDDSFKGVVGLAKGLRNAGSAYPLAVAVLPDVPESRRRVLMDELGCVVREVQPLYPPHYNKLRVWEFVEYDQMMYLDAGFQGSLENIHEKFEPNHGPPPAPYVDADMFVYKPSMATARLLLHMLAVMMRPRTTIADHVMVWPRISIADHVMMRPRTSIADHQQAAASSSRQFSNSLTTAMQVMKVFFMAAVAVVTIYLHYY
- the LOC136498905 gene encoding galactinol synthase 2-like isoform X2, which gives rise to MADKNAAAAVMKPATRAYVTLLANDGADDDSFKGVVGLAKGLRNAGSAYPLAVAVLPDVPESRRRVLMDELGCVVREVQPLYPPHYNKLRVWEFVEYDQMMYLDAGFQGSLENIHEKFEPNHGPPPAPYVDADMFVYKPSMATARLLLHMLAVMMRPRTTIADHVMVWPRISIADHVMMRPRTSIADHQQAAASSRQFSNSLTTAMQVMKVFFMAAVAVVTIYLHYY